TTGTTTATGAGCACTCGACTCGCGTTGATAAATCGGTGAGCGTGCTACTACAGCATGCGCCTTGTTAAGCAACGCGCTGACCAGCTCAAACTCAGCCAACACCGTCGACTGCAACATATTTAAGTAGGGCGTTAGGTGAGTAAAGTCTTGCTTGTCGAAGGCGCCAACGCGTGATGAAAGGGCAAAGATAAAACCACGAAACTGCTTGGCGGAGAAGACAGGCCACGCCACGCTAGAATGGTAGCCCTGCTCGAGTAGGTGGCGAACAAACGAACAAGTTCTTAACTCACTTAAGTCGGCGAAAACCGTATGAGTACGGCTCTCTAAACTAGGTTTTAAGGCTGGTAGGCTACTAATGGGCGCTTGGAAGTGGAAACCACTCAAACATGGTTGTGCGCTGTCGGCATAGGTTTTAAGTAGATGATCGCACGGGTCATACAGAACAAAACAGACCCTCTCTATCAAAGCATGATGAGCCTGCATACGTTGATGAATAGCAGTAAACTGTTGATTCAATTGGTGGTGACATGACGGTTGCAACGCCATGCGCTCGAATGTCGCTTCCATAACTAGACACTGCCCCTCTCTCCCTTGCACTAAGTGTAGTCGTGAGGCAGCGCATTTCGCCAATAACAATTTTATCAATTAAGCATTTCGTTGATCGACAGCAATTCTCGAGCGCCCTCGTCCTTCGACGAGTTAGAACCCCTTGCTCTTCTTAATCAAATCGTAGGCATTCTGGATCTCTTGGGCTTTTTCTTTCGCCACATTCATCATTTCCGGTGGAAGACCCTTAGCCATCAGTTTGTCAGGGTGGTGCTCATTCATCAATTTGCGATAGGCACGCTTGACCGTTTTCGCATCTGAACTGCTGTCAATACCGAGCAGCTTGTACGCATCACTAAGTTGATCGGCGCTATGAGAGGGCTGCCAACCACTTTGGGACTGATGCGAGTGGCCTTGGCCTGAGCCAGCAAAGCCCCCTTGCTGGAAGCGAAACGCCGCTTCTTGCATTCGCAAGCGTTGTTCAAGTTGATCGGATGAGAAACCAAGTCCGCGCGCGATTTTATGCAGGACATTACGTTCACTTGGATGGATTTCGCCGTCAGCAAAAGCGGCTGAAATCTGCAGTTCAAGGAAAAACTGGATCAAGTCGTAGCGACCACCAGAGGAGATGCGCACTCGCTCAAGTACGGTATCTAAAGGAAAGTCTGCCTCTTTGCCCTCACGAAACGCATTTTGCGCGGCGCGACGCTGCTCACCGTGCAAACTCATCCGGTCCATCATCATGGTGGCAAGCTGAATCTCTTCTCGTGTCACCTGGCCTTTAGCCTTAGCCACGTGACCCATTACCGAAAATGCCGCCTTAAAAAACTCTTCCTGACGCTCTGCCTGACTTGGTCCATTGCCAAAACCGCTATTAAAGCCTGCCTGACGAAGACGACGCGCCTTATCAAATTGATGACCAATAAAAAGACCAAACAGAGCACCAAATGGTCCACCAAATAGGAAGCCAAAAAAAGTACCCAGTATTTTGCCGAAAATGTGCATTATGTGCTCTCAATCTATGAATTTTTATGTCGTAACGCGGTCTGATAGTGCTGTAAGCTACAAATTACTTTATGATAAGGACCGTTTTATTTTCATTCGGTCAGCTATGCACCGGATATATCAAGTTCAACAGGATAGTAAAACTCGATGTCACGTTTCCCTCGCACCTTGTTAGCCGCTTCGATCAGCGCTGCGTTTTTAGTGCCTCAGACACAAGCTGAAACTATAGTAGACGAT
The sequence above is drawn from the Vibrio sinaloensis genome and encodes:
- the djlA gene encoding co-chaperone DjlA: MHIFGKILGTFFGFLFGGPFGALFGLFIGHQFDKARRLRQAGFNSGFGNGPSQAERQEEFFKAAFSVMGHVAKAKGQVTREEIQLATMMMDRMSLHGEQRRAAQNAFREGKEADFPLDTVLERVRISSGGRYDLIQFFLELQISAAFADGEIHPSERNVLHKIARGLGFSSDQLEQRLRMQEAAFRFQQGGFAGSGQGHSHQSQSGWQPSHSADQLSDAYKLLGIDSSSDAKTVKRAYRKLMNEHHPDKLMAKGLPPEMMNVAKEKAQEIQNAYDLIKKSKGF